From the genome of Bernardetia sp., one region includes:
- a CDS encoding NUDIX hydrolase, with the protein MDFIQKLKNRLDSPARPAEKAQRLMESSARTKELSFQYKERKKTRIAAVLMLLYPYQDEDGNEKFDWKMPLVLRPQYEGIHNHGGQIGLPGGGREEQDENLMMTAIRETQEEIGVIVPKTNILGSLSDLYIPPSDSMVTPFVGFMREKPSFIPDPKEVDRIIEAPLSSLKDPNLRMQKQVTLPNKITIDVPYFAVNDDSIWGATAMMLSEFLHLIEEIE; encoded by the coding sequence ATGGATTTTATACAAAAATTAAAAAATAGATTGGACTCTCCTGCTCGTCCTGCTGAAAAAGCACAACGCTTGATGGAATCTTCGGCACGAACAAAAGAATTGTCATTTCAATACAAAGAACGTAAAAAAACACGAATTGCAGCTGTTTTAATGTTACTCTATCCGTATCAAGATGAAGATGGCAATGAAAAATTTGATTGGAAGATGCCTTTAGTATTGCGCCCACAGTACGAAGGAATACACAATCATGGAGGACAAATCGGACTTCCAGGGGGAGGAAGAGAAGAGCAAGACGAAAACTTGATGATGACTGCTATCAGAGAAACACAGGAAGAAATTGGCGTTATCGTACCCAAAACCAATATTTTGGGCAGTTTATCAGACTTATATATTCCTCCTAGCGATTCTATGGTAACACCTTTTGTGGGATTTATGAGAGAAAAGCCAAGTTTTATTCCAGACCCAAAAGAAGTAGATAGAATTATTGAAGCTCCTCTCTCATCGCTCAAAGACCCAAATTTGCGTATGCAAAAACAGGTTACATTACCCAATAAAATTACTATAGATGTTCCTTATTTTGCTGTCAATGATGATTCTATTTGGGGGGCAACAGCCATGATGCTAAGTGAGTTTTTACATCTAATAGAAGAAATTGAGTAA